From Nerophis lumbriciformis linkage group LG13, RoL_Nlum_v2.1, whole genome shotgun sequence, one genomic window encodes:
- the cwc22 gene encoding pre-mRNA-splicing factor CWC22 homolog has translation MDSPSRSPPPKELNGESHEDSGPQQGPSVPRSTEKGSGSEASSSSGSSSEEEDAHNVALRKIRSHVAQIRNSRSKSREQDQLEDGELNKSNSLERERSKSRSREQDRSRSRSQDRSKSKERDRSRGRDRSKSKERDRSRGRDRSKSKERDRSRGRDRSRSRGRDRSRSRGRDRSRSRGRDRSRSRGRDRSRGRDRSRERDRSRSRERDRDRQRYDRGRYARDRYVGRHDDGERRQDRDHRGRGRSHSPAVAANEPSAKKKKEELDPILTRTGGAYIPPAKLRMMQQQITDKSSLAYQRMSWEALKKSINGLINKVNVSNIVNIIQELLQENIVRGRGLLARSVLQAQAASPIFTHVYAAVVAIINSKFPQIGELILKRLILTFRRSYRRNIKQQCLTSSKFVAHLINQNVAHEVLCLEMLTLLLERPTDDSVEVVIAFLKECGLKLTEVSPRGINAIFERLRNVLHESAIDKRVQYMIEVMFAIRKDGFKDHPVIPEGLDLVDENDQFTHMLPLEDEYNTDDILNVFKLDPNFQENEEKYKTLKRDILDEGSGDSGEEGDGSEDDDDDDDDGDGEKQEGEDEKVTIFDQTEVNLVAFRRTIYLVIQSSLDFEECAHKLIKMEFPDSQTKELCNMILDCCAQQRTYEKFFGLLAGRFCLLKKEYMESFEAIFTEQYETIHRLETNKLRNVARLFAHLLYTDSVPWSVLECIKISEETTTSSSRIFVKILFQELCAYMGLPRLNQRLKDMTLQSFFEGLFPRDNPRNTRFAINFFTSIGLGGLTDELREHLKNAPKMIMTQNQEVESSDSDSSSSESSSSSSDSSDSSSDSDSSSSSSSSSDSDSKRKKKKRKGQSEKKKKTEKVKRKKRSPDQRRPPADRGDHDRQDRNVRARNDDDEEEERARERHLQHGRRDERRRDDPEEDSARRKKEGEGRRREEKRGREEDRSRRDGEKNKENRDGNREDRRRR, from the exons ATGGACTCTCCGAGTAGAAGTCCACCTCCTAAAGAACTCAACG GAGAGTCCCATGAGGACTCCGGGCCCCAGCAGGGTCCCTCTGTTCCCCGAAGTACCGAAAAAGGATCAGGCAGCGAAGCTTCCAGCAGCTCAGGCAGCAGCAGTGAGGAAGAGGACGCACACAATGTGGCCCTGAGGAAGATTAGGAGCCACGTGGCCCAGATCAGA AACTCCAGGTCCAAGTCCAGGGAACAAGATCAGCTTGAAGACGGAGAGCTGAACAAATCCAACTCCTTGGAGAGAGAGAGGTCCAAATCAAGATCCAGGGAGCAAGACCGATCCAGGTCCAGAAGCCAAGACAGGTCCAAGTCCAAGGAAAGAGACAGGTCCAGGGGCAGAGACAGGTCCAAGTCCAAGGAAAGAGACAGGTCCAGGGGCAGAGACAGGTCTAAGTCCAAGGAAAGAGACAGGTCAAGGGGACGAGACAGATCCAGGTCAAGGGGACGGGACAGATCAAGGTCAAGGGGACGGGACAGATCAAGGTCCAGAGGCCGAGACAGATCAAGGTCCAGAGGCCGAGACAGGTCCAGAGGCCGAGACAGGTCCAGAGAGCGGGACAGGTCCAGGTCGAGAGAGCGCGATCGAGACCGGCAGCGTTACGACAGAGGACGCTACGCAcg GGATCGCTATGTGGGTCGCCATGACGATGGCGAGCGGCGCCAGGACAGGGACCACAGGGGCCGCGGTCGCAGCCATTCCCCGGCGGTGGCGGCCAACGAACCCTCGgccaagaagaagaaggaggagctgGATCCCATCCTGACCAGGACTGGGGGGGCTTACATCCCCCCCGCCAAGCTGCGCATGATGCAGCAGCAGATCACCGACAAGAGCAG CCTGGCCTATCAGAGGATGAGCTGGGAGGCTCTGAAGAAGTCTATCAACGGTCTGATCAACAAAGTCAACGTGTCCAACATTGTCAACATCATCCAGGAGCTCCTGCAGGAGAACATCGTCAGAGGGAG GGGTCTACTGGCTCGCTCGGTGCTTCAGGCTCAGGCGGCCTCGCCCATCTTCACTCACGTGTACGCCGCCGTGGTGGCCATCATCAACTCCAAGTTCCCTCAGATTGGAGAGCTGATCCTCAAACGCCTCATCCTGACCTTCAGGAGGAGCTACCGCCGCAACATAAAG caacaatgtctgacatcGTCCAAGTTCGTGGCGCACCTCATCAACCAGAACGTG GCCCACGAGGTTCTGTGTCTGGAGATGCTCACTCTGCTGCTGGAGCGGCCCACCGACGACAGCGTGGAGGTAGTCATCGCTTTCCTCAAGGAGTGCGGCCTCAAGCTCACCGAGGTCTCCCCCCGTGGGATAAACG CCATATTCGAGCGTCTGCGCAACGTACTCCACGAGTCGGCCATTGACAAGAGGGTCCAGTACATGATTGAAGTGATGTTCGCCATCCGGAAGGACGGCTTCAAGGACCACCCGGTCATCCCGGAGGGCTTGGACCTGGTGGACGAGAATGACCAGTTCACACACATGCTACCGCTGGAGGACGAATACAACACAGACGACATCCTCA atgTGTTCAAGCTGGACCCTAACTTCCAGGAAAACGAGGAGAAGTACAAAACATTAAAGAGAG ACATCTTGGACGAGGGCAGCGGCGACTCCGGCGAGGAGGGAGACGGCAGTGAGGACGATGACGATGATGACGACGATGGCGACGGCGAGAAGCAGGAGGGTGAAG ACGAGAAGGTGACCATCTTTGATCAGACTGAGGTCAACTTGGTTGCCTTCAGGAGGACCATTTACCTGGTCATCCAGTCCAG TTTGGACTTTGAGGAGTGTGCTCACAAGCTGATCAAGATGGAATTCCCTGACAGTCAGACT AAAGAGCTTTGCAACATGATTCTGGACTGCTGCGCTCAACAAAGGACCTACGAGAAGTTCTTTGGCCTGCTGGCGGGG AGGTTCTGCCTGTTAAAGAAGGAGTACATGGAGAGCTTTGAAGCCATCTTTACAGAGCAGTATGAAACCATTCacagactggagacaaacaagcTGAGGAACGTGGCTCGACTCTTTGCTCACCTCCTCTACACCGACTCTGTTCCCTGGAgt GTGTTGGAGTGTATTAAGATCAGCGAGGAGACCACCACTTCATCCAGCAGGATCTTTGTCAAGATTCTTTTCCAGGAACTGTGTGCCTACATGGGCCTTCCCAGACTCAATCAACGCCTCAAAGACat GACTCTGCAGTCCTTCTTTGAGGGTCTTTTTCCTCGtgataatcccaggaacactcgCTTCGCCATCAACTTCTTCACGTCAATTGGGCTGGGTGGACTGAC GGACGAGTTGAGGGAACATTTGAAGAATGCCCCAAAGATGATCATGACTCAGAACCAGGAAGTGGAATCCTCCGACTCCGACTCCTCTTCCTCAGAATCGTCCTCGTCGTCCTCCGACTCCTCAGACTCCTCCAGCGACTCGGACTCCTCGTCCAGCAGTAGTAGCAGCTCAG ACTCTGACTCCAAgcgcaagaagaagaagaggaaaggACAAagcgagaagaagaagaagacggagaAGGTGAAGAGGAAGAAGCGGAGTCCTGACCAGCGCCGGCCGCCCGCAGACCGCGGCGACCACGACAGGCAGGACAGGAATGTCCGCGCGCggaatgatgatgatgaggaggaggagcgCGCACGAGAGCGCCACCTGCAGCACGGCAGGCGAGACGAGCGGAGGAGGGACGACCCGGAGGAGGACAGTGCCAGGCGGAAAAAGGAGGGCGAGGGCCGAAGGAGAGAGGAGAAAAGGGGGCGGGAGGAGGACAGGAGCAGGAGGGACGGGGAGAAGAATAAGGAGAACAGAGACGGTAACAGAGAGGACAGGAGGAGGAGATAA